CGGCGGCCCGGGAGGTGGGACCCGGAACGAAGCTGGTTTTGGAGGTGCTCTTTGAGCCCATTCCCCTTTACAAGGTCCTGGGAAAGCAAGGCTTTTTAGCCTGGTGCGAGCGGCTTGGGGAGAGGCACTACCGCGTTCACTTTTACCGCCAGGAGGTCAGGCAAGGGCAAGGGGTGGCCGCGGGTCCTGCTTCCTTAAGCGAGGAGGACTGGCGGGACTACCAGGCGGAGGTGTTCATTGAGGAGAACCTCGAGCCCCCCCTGCCCATGATGCGGGTCCTGGAGGCCTTGGCCAGGCTAAGGCCTGGGGAGAAGCTCCTGGTCCACCACGTGCGAAGGCCAGTGCACCTCCTCGCCCGCCTCGAGGAGGAGGGGCACGCCTACCTTCTCAAGGACCTGGGCCCGGGGCAGGTGAAGATCCTGATCCGCAAGGGAGGCTAGGCCCTGAGGGCCGGTTTCCCGGGAGGGACCCGTGGGCTTTTGGCAC
This sequence is a window from Thermus antranikianii DSM 12462. Protein-coding genes within it:
- a CDS encoding DUF2249 domain-containing protein; translation: MAGEDRQEVVRPEMKVAEVLRRWPELLEVLAEASPAFQKLKNPLLRRTMPNLVTVAQAARIGGLEPEELVARLNRALGVEARPEVPVAKEGESLLGTPPPPWLSAPVGFHLDVRPILEQGGEPFQAIMAAAREVGPGTKLVLEVLFEPIPLYKVLGKQGFLAWCERLGERHYRVHFYRQEVRQGQGVAAGPASLSEEDWRDYQAEVFIEENLEPPLPMMRVLEALARLRPGEKLLVHHVRRPVHLLARLEEEGHAYLLKDLGPGQVKILIRKGG